The genomic DNA GGAGCTCAGGTTTTTAGAAATGGCATACTGGTTGCGAAATTGCACCAGTTCGCTAAAACTGGGGTAGGAGTTGCGTAATAATTTGATCACGACGTTTAGGGAGTCGGATAGTCGTGTTCCTTGATAGACTAGGGTTCGCTCTCCTTCATAGATTTTTGAGCCAATTTGATAGCCAGGAAGTGTTGGAGTCATGAGATTGGAGCTTTTTTGCTATTCTCTTATGGTAATGATAGATATTTTATTCGCTTCAACTTCGGAAGGGCAAACTTAAAGAGAAATGGTCTGAGTGTCGGGAGTTGTCACCTATGGTATCTAATCTAGAAGGGAATCGTTGTTTCCGGAGCAGTAACTCTCGATTCATTGTCTAGTCTATAGCGCTTCGTGCTAGGGAATAGGCAATAGCTTGTATGGCTTATGTTCTAGGGCTTCAAGCTGTACCTCATAGAAGAGAGAAACGCTATATTTTTCAGCTTTTTACCTTCCCTCTTCTGGAATTCCTATTTTATTATTGAGGATTCTGACCATAATATGGGTTCGTTTTTCAACCTTTTGGGAGATGATTTTGAATAAATGTTTCCAAACCTTTAAGTTGGAAACTATTAGCCAATTGCAGTATCTCTGCACCAAAAGCTATGAATGTTTCATCCGATTCCAAGCGTTCCTTAACCACTTCTTTAATCCCTTGAATATCTCCATCTTGCACGAGTTCGAGTAATTGTTCTAAAACCTCTTGACTCGGTGGCACGATCGCTTCCAAATCCCCTTGGCTTTCAGGGTCGCGCTCTTGATAGATCCACTCTAATTGCAGTAATTTCTGTAATGCTTTGAGTAATTCGTCGGCTTGCACGGGTTTGGGTAAAAATACATTGGCTCCCGCATCGATTGCCTCCTGTTGATTGCTCTCAAAAATACTGGCAGAAGAGGCTATAGTCACGATATTCTCAAAGGTTTCTGAGGTACGGATCGCCGACAGCAACTCATAACCGTTCATCTCTGGCATCATTAAATCGGTGATGACGGCATCCGGTGGGCTTTTTTGTATGTTCTCCCAAGCCTTCCGACCATTTTCTGCTTCGGTCACTTCAAAGCCGATGGGTTCGAGCAAACTGACGACTACCGACCGATTTTCCCAGCGATCGTCTACCACCAGAATGTGGCGTTTTTCTCCCTGATAGCTGGAGATCGCCCCTTGCTCGACGGTTTTGGCAATCGCGACCCATTCTCTCGATTCCGGGATTTCCATCTCGAACCAAAAGGTACTCCCCCGACCCAATTCACTTTTAACTTGCAATCGAGACCCCATTAATTCGACAATCTGTTGGCTGATAGAAAGCCCTAAACCCTTTCCTTCTGTCTGTTTCTGGCGATCGCCCACTTGCTCGAAGGGTTGAAAGATGGTTTCGAGTTGTTCGGGTTTCATCCCCGCTCCGGTATCGATGACGGAAAAACGCAGGCGGTGATGTTTGGCAAAAGAGGATTCTAAGACCTCTACAGTCAGGCTGACTAAGCCGCGATCGGTAAATTTGATCGCATTGCCCAAAAGATTAATTAAGACCTGTTGC from Roseofilum reptotaenium CS-1145 includes the following:
- a CDS encoding ATP-binding protein, with the translated sequence EYLAIARLHGPNWYLITVYPESLLREQVFRATWFLLFISLTSLVLEVLLLLLVLRQRVATPLRELLGATQQVAAGQFNVALDTQREDELGQLAAAFTQMTRQLQDAFIMLESKVAERTQQLQTAKLAADRANQAKSDFLASMSHELRTPLNGILGYTQVLNRSLSLGDREKQGVSIIHQCGSHLLNLINDILDLAKIEARKLELNPNASYLPAFLQGVVEICRIRADRKDLEFIYHPPANLPEAVVIDEKRLQQVLINLLGNAIKFTDRGLVSLTVEVLESSFAKHHRLRFSVIDTGAGMKPEQLETIFQPFEQVGDRQKQTEGKGLGLSISQQIVELMGSRLQVKSELGRGSTFWFEMEIPESREWVAIAKTVEQGAISSYQGEKRHILVVDDRWENRSVVVSLLEPIGFEVTEAENGRKAWENIQKSPPDAVITDLMMPEMNGYELLSAIRTSETFENIVTIASSASIFESNQQEAIDAGANVFLPKPVQADELLKALQKLLQLEWIYQERDPESQGDLEAIVPPSQEVLEQLLELVQDGDIQGIKEVVKERLESDETFIAFGAEILQLANSFQLKGLETFIQNHLPKG